GCCAAAAGCGCAAGGCCGTATACAGGCCATTTATTTCCCCGGCTCGAGCATCGCCTGGATAGATGACATCACTTGCCGGTCAATCGATTCTCCGTCGTAATGGCGGAGCAGTCCATCGAGCGCCGTGATGCTTGCATCATATACGCCGGCTTCTTCAACCAGATTGATCAGCGCGGTCAATGAGGTATAGAGGTTCTCGGTCCACTTGATTAACGTGATGTCTCGGATGACCGTCATGAAGTACTCGGGTGTACCTTTCCAGTCTTTCACCAGAGAAAAGGTTAATTGTGCCCAAACGCTATACCCTATTTTGGTCTGGTAATGCACATCCACTTCCCGGTAATTTGCGGTCCCCATATGGAGCTCACGCAATATAGTGGTCAGCTTCTCGTCTGTCTCTTCATAAGAGTCGGGATGATACGCCACCACCCAGTCATTCTCCAGTTCGGAGAGCGAGTACCCGAGGTACTGCTCAAGGGAATCGTCTACATGGTGCCACGCGTGTGAATCAGCAGAAATAAGGACGATGTAAGGCCCCTGCACCACGTGTGGGTCCGGTACAAATTTTCTATAGAGGCTGTAATCTGCATAATGCCTGAAGAAGCTGGATTCTTTGACCAGCAAATCACCAATAAAGCGAAAGCGGCTCTCGTCTTTTTCAATACGCTGTTTGAGGGCATTAAATGTGCGCGCACCTGTTTTCAGGAAGCAGGTGTTTATGGCATGCAGTGCTGCAAGGGAATTGTCGTTTCTCGTAGGAATAATTCTAGTACTCATGGCAACCGGTATATCCGGGCCGCGAGCTTGCTTGGGGAGGCAAAAGGAGCGGCCGTAAATAGAATTGAGTTTAACGGGAATCTAATGTATGCGCCGGCTACATAAGTACAGTTAAGAACGTGTCACAATTTCATGCAAAGTCTATGAAGGTCTAACCACGTTTCCCGCTTCCTCCCTGCCCCATGCCTAACACGACAGTTTAGCATCACCACATACGCTACATCCAAAGACAATCCAGTCCATCTGTAAACATGTGAAAGAGCAACCCTGTAGCAACAATGCGAAGCCGGGGCACAAGCAGCATGAGGAGATAACCCGCGATCGCAACTTCTGTGTGTAATGGATGAAATCCGATGCTGCACCGGTCCGCAACAAACAAGGTGGGACATGAAAAGAGCTGTGTGACACCTTCTGCTGCAAGAAACGATTGGCAGGCCCAAATGTGGTCTATATCAACAAGCATGGTTGCCAACATAATGAGCCAGGCCTTTTTCCACTGCGGACGAAAAAACAACCAGGCAAGGGCTGCCGGCGCCAGGAAGTGAAGCGCATAATGAACAATTGG
This window of the Bacteroidota bacterium genome carries:
- a CDS encoding PAS domain S-box protein; amino-acid sequence: MSTRIIPTRNDNSLAALHAINTCFLKTGARTFNALKQRIEKDESRFRFIGDLLVKESSFFRHYADYSLYRKFVPDPHVVQGPYIVLISADSHAWHHVDDSLEQYLGYSLSELENDWVVAYHPDSYEETDEKLTTILRELHMGTANYREVDVHYQTKIGYSVWAQLTFSLVKDWKGTPEYFMTVIRDITLIKWTENLYTSLTALINLVEEAGVYDASITALDGLLRHYDGESIDRQVMSSIQAMLEPGK
- a CDS encoding DUF6122 family protein is translated as MIAALQPIVHYALHFLAPAALAWLFFRPQWKKAWLIMLATMLVDIDHIWACQSFLAAEGVTQLFSCPTLFVADRCSIGFHPLHTEVAIAGYLLMLLVPRLRIVATGLLFHMFTDGLDCLWM